The Gordonia mangrovi genome includes the window GTCCAGCACTGTGATTCCTCCGTCAGCCCAATGCGCGAGATGGTGTCCCTGGCAGCGGGTGGCCGCCACTCCGCATTTGATGCAGCACTGATCCCGCTTGTGCAAGGCTTTGCGTAGGTGGGGCGGGAACAGGCGTTTCTCCTTACTCATCTCCATCGGCACCTGCTCACCGTCGACGATCGCCACGGTCGCGGTGGTGTCGCAGGTCAGGGTGCGCAACGTGGCTTCGGTGAGTGACCCCATGAACGGTAGTTCGGCCAGGTCCGGGGTATCGGCCGGTACCGACACCAGCATCTGATGACGCGGCGCGGACGCCACATCACCACTGCGGGCGGCGATATCCAACAACGCTTCGAGCGCATCGGCGTGGCGGCGCTCCGGGCCGCGGGCATCAGGTGAGCCGTCGGGTTCGGGGCGGGGTGCCGCCAACTCTTCCATCGCCGCACTGAATTTTTCGCCGACGTCGGTGTTGAGGTCGGCGCGCACCTGCAGGCGGCCGTCACCGTCGACGTCGTGGGTGAGGGCATTGAGGTTGCGGTCCTCGCAGGCGGGGAGCCCACCGGTGTCCTCGGCCTGCTGATTACCCAGACGACGCGCGTGTTTACCGATCTCGGCGGGCGTGGCGCCGGAGAAGAACTGGGCGAGGAGGTCGGTCACGATAGTTAGACGCGCCGCACCGTCGATCGGTTCCACCGATCTTGCCGCGACATGCTCGACACCTTTACCCACCGCATCCACGTGTTCGGCCGAGACAGCCCCGTCGGCGGCATGGGCGGCCAGGGTCGGCAACTTGGCTCGCGCACCCGCAATGCGGATCAGCCGGGACGCGACCGCCGGCGCGAGCCCCATCACGATCAACAACTCACTCAACCTGCGACCATGATCGCGGGCCACCCCCAGCCGGTCGAGATGACCGACCACCGTGGCAGCGTGATGCTCGATCAGATTACGCAACGTGACCAGCGCGGTCATCGCGTCGAACGCCGCCCGCCCCGACATGTCGTCGGCAAAACACAGTTCACGCAATGAATCAGTGATGGTGGTGAGATCCCCCGAAGCTCCCATGACTCCAAGGTATTCGAACGCCCGTTCGACGTCAAGGAATTTCTTGAAAATAGTGAAGAGAATTTTTCGGGGCCATCGGCGCATGCCTCAACAGCGTCACGGCAGCCGCATGCGATGGCGTTCTACTTTGCCGGTGGCAAATGACACTGGGGCAACCACCCGGCGCGAGGGGCGGCGGCGCATGCGCGGCCGCGGGAGAGCCTGCGCGGGTGGAGGTTTGACGCTCGGGCTGCGTGGCTTCGATAAGGGCTCGGCTAGCGTCTCGACCTACTCAACCACCCGAGAGGGGCTTGCCCTGCCGCCAAACGGTATCGAGATCACTTACGGGACAGCTTGTTTCGCTTCAGATCGGCGATCGCGGATTTGAGACCGCCTGCGGCGCGCGGGATTCCGGCGAAGCGACGTTCCGACGCGGTCTCCGGAGCGTCGTCGGCAGTGTCGCGGAGGAATTGGTCGGGCAGGGCCAGCTTGTTGATCGTGCGCAACGTCTTCATGTACTGCACGAACAGCGACCCCGTGGTGTAGGGGAGGTCGTACTTGTCGCAGAGCGCACGCACACGTTCGGCGATCTCGGCGTAGCGGTTGCTGGGCAGATCCGGGTATAGGTGGTGCTCGATCTGATAGCAGAGGTTGCCACTGAGAAACGCCATCGCGGGGCCCGCGTTGAAGTTGGCGGTACCCAGCATCTGGCGCAGGTACCACTGCCCGTGCGTCTCATCTTCCAGCGACTCGGTCGTGAACTTCTCTGCGCCGTCGGGGAAATGGCCGCAGAAGATCACCACGTAGGCCCACAGGTTGCGGATGACGTTGGCACTGAGGTTTGCCGTCAGCGTGTGGCGCGCATTCGGCCCCGACAGCACCGGGAAGAGCACGTAGTCCTTGGCAACCTGCCGGCCGATCTTCCGTAGGAACAGCTTGATCTGCGGAATCGCCTCTTCCTTGGACTTCCTTCCCTCGATGACCTCCTTGAGCGCGAGGTCGTGCAACCCGATGCCCCACTCGAAGGTGAGCGCCAGCAGCACGTTGAACAGCGGCTGGAAGGCCCGCCGAGGCTCCCACGGTTCATCTCGGGTCACACGCAGGATCTTGTAGCCCACGTCGTCGTCCATGCCGACGACGTTGGTGTACTTGTGATGGATGTAGTTGTGCGAGTGCTTCCAATGCGGCGACGCGCACACCATGTCCCACTCCCACGTGGTGGAGTGGACCTCGGGATCGTTCATCCAATCCCATTGCCCGTGCATCACATTGTGGCCGAGCTCCATGTTCTCGATGATCTTCGAGAGCGCCAACGACCCGGTGCCGAGCCACCACAGCGAACGCTTGTGACTGCCGAGCAACGCGACTCGCCCGACCACCTCGAGGGCACGGTGCGCGACGATGGTGCGCCGCAGGTACCGGACATCACGTAGTCCCCGATCGGCTTCGATCTCGCGTCGAAGCGCATCGAGTTCCGCGCCGAGTGCCTCGACGTCCGCATCGGTCAGATGGGCGTACTCATTGATGTCGGTGATGGCCATTGGTTCTCATTATGCCTGCGCCCGCGCACGGGACGCACCCGAGGCACCACGCGGTCGGGCGGGTTGCGCTCATGCAGCCCGACGCTGCGATACCGCAGCTGCCGACGCGGCGGTCGCCCGCTTGCGGCGTCCGCGCGTGC containing:
- a CDS encoding HNH endonuclease; the encoded protein is MGASGDLTTITDSLRELCFADDMSGRAAFDAMTALVTLRNLIEHHAATVVGHLDRLGVARDHGRRLSELLIVMGLAPAVASRLIRIAGARAKLPTLAAHAADGAVSAEHVDAVGKGVEHVAARSVEPIDGAARLTIVTDLLAQFFSGATPAEIGKHARRLGNQQAEDTGGLPACEDRNLNALTHDVDGDGRLQVRADLNTDVGEKFSAAMEELAAPRPEPDGSPDARGPERRHADALEALLDIAARSGDVASAPRHQMLVSVPADTPDLAELPFMGSLTEATLRTLTCDTTATVAIVDGEQVPMEMSKEKRLFPPHLRKALHKRDQCCIKCGVAATRCQGHHLAHWADGGITVLDNGCLLCPSCHADIHHNGWEVIMGHDRHPWLIPPVSVDPHRRPIPAYNRRTLNLDNLPAAA
- a CDS encoding fatty acid desaturase family protein, whose product is MAITDINEYAHLTDADVEALGAELDALRREIEADRGLRDVRYLRRTIVAHRALEVVGRVALLGSHKRSLWWLGTGSLALSKIIENMELGHNVMHGQWDWMNDPEVHSTTWEWDMVCASPHWKHSHNYIHHKYTNVVGMDDDVGYKILRVTRDEPWEPRRAFQPLFNVLLALTFEWGIGLHDLALKEVIEGRKSKEEAIPQIKLFLRKIGRQVAKDYVLFPVLSGPNARHTLTANLSANVIRNLWAYVVIFCGHFPDGAEKFTTESLEDETHGQWYLRQMLGTANFNAGPAMAFLSGNLCYQIEHHLYPDLPSNRYAEIAERVRALCDKYDLPYTTGSLFVQYMKTLRTINKLALPDQFLRDTADDAPETASERRFAGIPRAAGGLKSAIADLKRNKLSRK